In Xenorhabdus griffiniae, the genomic window TCAATATGTGGCACCAGACGCCCCTCTGGTTCCTGCATCAAGTTTTTATTCTCGATGTTGATCCAACAGGCTTGCATACCACTACAAAGTGCTCCTTCGACATCTGTATTCAGATTATCCCCCACATGCAGGATCTGATTTATAGGCAGGTTAAGCCGCTCTGCCGCGAGCTGGTACATATCAGGGTAAGGTTTGGAACGTCCATCTATGCCCGCTTTCAAAACAAATTCAAAGTAACGGGCAAGCCCACATGCAGCCGGTTCCGCGTTCCCATTGGTAATTGCCACTAACGGCATTTTTTCCGCCAGTATGGACAAAGTGTTATGGGTAGATTCTGGCACAGCGATTTGATTACGCCAGTACATAAAGCAAGACATAATTTCATTTGTACCACGTACGGTTTCTTCATCATTGAAACCCTGGTGGGTAAACATCAGTTCTGCGGACTGCCGACGCCATGAAGTTACATCATGATAAATATCAGGTTCCCGTTCAAGAACCGCCTGACGGTATAAATGCAGATCTTCATGCTCAAAGTGACCGAATTTGGCATCGTACTGCCTGATAAAACACAACACTTCTTTTTCGGTTTTATCGATTACAGGATGGTTATCGTAAAGCGTATCATCCAGATCGAATGTCATCGCAGCAAATGGCGCGATAGGCCGATAAAAACGCATTATGATTTTCCTCGTTTGGCTCTGGGGTGAGCCACATCATAGACTTTGGTCAAGTGCTGAAAGTCCAAATGGGTATAAATCTGGGTGGTCGACAGGTTCGCGTGCCCCAGTAATTCCTGCACGGCACGCAGATCTCCGCTGGACTCCAGAATATGTGTGGCAAAAGAGTGACGCAATTTATGAGGGTTAACATGGCTGCTAACACTTTGCCGAATCCCCCATTGTTCAAATCGTTTCTGTACATTACGGGCAGAGAGACGTTTTCCGCTTTTGGAGGAAATGAAAACCGCATCATCTTCCGGCTCAAGTAATCCCCGCATTTCCAGCCAACGCTGGAGCCATTCCTGCGCCATACGGCCAAACGGCACCTTACGTTCTTTGCTGCCTTTGCCATGTACCCAAACTTCCCCGCCTTCCAAATCCAAATGGCGACAATCCAAGCCCACCAGTTCAGATAAACGCAATCCCGCGCCATACATCACTTCCAGCATGGCCCTGTCACGCACTGACAGCAGATCGTTCAGATTAATATTGAGCAGTTGGTTAATTTCATCCACATCCATATTTTTCGGTAAGTGGCGTTTTTTATGTGGAGTACTCACTGTTTTAGCCGGATTAGCCGCCAGCTTATTTTGCATTACCATCCAGTCAAGAAAACTGCGCAAAGAAGACAAGCGCAAAGCGAGGCTGGCAGATTGCAAGCCTGCCCGCCGACTGCGGGAGGCAAACATTTTGACTTTAGCCGGATCTAACTCCTGCCACTCAAGTATCCCCATCTCCAATGACATTTCCGCCAAAACGACTAAATGGCGTCGATAGTTCGTGATCGTCACAGGGCTTAAACGTCGCTCAACCCGCAAATAGTGCAAGAAGCCTTCCACGGGTGCTAACAGTAAATCAATCGGCTGAGTCATGCGCGTTCAATCCAACGGGACAACAAACCCGGTAATAACTTCGCTAAATGGGCGAGAATGTCCGTTCCCATGCCTTCGTGATAGTGCTGTTTATCATGGCTATTGAAAATGACCATACCCAAATCCCCTCGTGATCCTAAAAGGGAAATGGCCACTGAGCCAACATGACGTGCCTGTGGCATCAACAATAAAATCTCTGGGCCATGCAATCGGCCAAGATAATGATTCTTTTCGCCAAATCGCTTAATGCGGACGGGTTCAAAGGACTGACGGGAAATCGCCAGTTCCGGTACATTCAATGGTGCGCCAAGATGCCATTTATCACTAAACAATCGAATATAACTGTTACTCAACCCCAAAGTTTTTGACCATGAAGTTAAGCAGGACAGAAAATCCTGCAAGCTCTTGGCACCAGAGAGATCCGACAGTAATTGCAATAGGTTACTGAACAGCGCTTCATTCTGTTTCGCCTGCGCTATCAAATGGTTCAGATCGTCTTCCAAATAACAGATACGTTTCCTCTGGCGGTTCATATGCCATTCCATTAAAGAGACACTGTCCCGCACTGGATGAGGAACTCTTATCTTATCGATCATACTGGCATTACGGATAAAAAAATCTGGATTATTCAATAAATAATCCAAGACTGCTTGATCATCCAGCCTGTTTTCGATGTGCAATGGATCGTCTTTTTCACTCATTTTCCAATGCCCCATATTTCGAGAGAGACTCTGCGAATACAGAATCAATCACAAATGAATCGTACCATCATAGACGTGGGTTGCAGGCCCAGTCATAAAAAGTGGTTTACCCGCCCCATCCCAACGAATTTGCAGTATCCCACCCGGAAGATCAACCCGAACCTGATTATCCAACAGCTCCTGCTGGATACCGACAGCTACTGCGGCACACGCGCCACTGCCACATGCCCGTGTCTCACCAGCACCGCGCTCAAAAACACGCAACCGAATATGGCCCCGATTTATTACCTGCATAAAACCAATATTGGCGCGTTCAGGAAAACGTTCATGGCTTTCCAATGCAGGCCCCAATATTTCTACTTCAGCAGTGTCCACATCCTCAACCTGTATG contains:
- the yigB gene encoding 5-amino-6-(5-phospho-D-ribitylamino)uracil phosphatase YigB, whose translation is MRFYRPIAPFAAMTFDLDDTLYDNHPVIDKTEKEVLCFIRQYDAKFGHFEHEDLHLYRQAVLEREPDIYHDVTSWRRQSAELMFTHQGFNDEETVRGTNEIMSCFMYWRNQIAVPESTHNTLSILAEKMPLVAITNGNAEPAACGLARYFEFVLKAGIDGRSKPYPDMYQLAAERLNLPINQILHVGDNLNTDVEGALCSGMQACWINIENKNLMQEPEGRLVPHIEISDLASLVALI
- the xerC gene encoding tyrosine recombinase XerC gives rise to the protein MTQPIDLLLAPVEGFLHYLRVERRLSPVTITNYRRHLVVLAEMSLEMGILEWQELDPAKVKMFASRSRRAGLQSASLALRLSSLRSFLDWMVMQNKLAANPAKTVSTPHKKRHLPKNMDVDEINQLLNINLNDLLSVRDRAMLEVMYGAGLRLSELVGLDCRHLDLEGGEVWVHGKGSKERKVPFGRMAQEWLQRWLEMRGLLEPEDDAVFISSKSGKRLSARNVQKRFEQWGIRQSVSSHVNPHKLRHSFATHILESSGDLRAVQELLGHANLSTTQIYTHLDFQHLTKVYDVAHPRAKRGKS
- a CDS encoding DUF484 domain-containing protein; amino-acid sequence: MSEKDDPLHIENRLDDQAVLDYLLNNPDFFIRNASMIDKIRVPHPVRDSVSLMEWHMNRQRKRICYLEDDLNHLIAQAKQNEALFSNLLQLLSDLSGAKSLQDFLSCLTSWSKTLGLSNSYIRLFSDKWHLGAPLNVPELAISRQSFEPVRIKRFGEKNHYLGRLHGPEILLLMPQARHVGSVAISLLGSRGDLGMVIFNSHDKQHYHEGMGTDILAHLAKLLPGLLSRWIERA